From Thermogladius calderae 1633, a single genomic window includes:
- a CDS encoding class I SAM-dependent methyltransferase, with translation MVVDPFEKFWLEYDNWYDEHPNIYRSELWAVELASRGVPRPWVEIGVGSGRFAAPLGVDVGLDPSERLLELASRRGVKVVKGFAESTPFPDGSFGGVFVIITICFLDEPLKALREARRILKPEGRLVVGFIPRDSPWGTFYSRLKERGHKFYSHARFYSLSELTGMLELSGFETELLVSTLRNPPGSPEVLEPPVLGLAPGASFLVVRARAAR, from the coding sequence ATGGTAGTCGACCCCTTCGAGAAGTTCTGGCTTGAGTACGACAACTGGTACGATGAGCACCCCAACATATACAGGTCCGAGCTGTGGGCTGTCGAGCTAGCCTCACGGGGCGTCCCAAGGCCCTGGGTGGAGATCGGTGTGGGTAGCGGGAGGTTCGCGGCACCGCTAGGTGTAGACGTTGGTCTAGACCCCTCCGAGAGGTTACTGGAGCTCGCCTCTCGACGCGGAGTAAAGGTGGTCAAAGGCTTCGCGGAGTCCACGCCGTTCCCGGACGGGAGCTTTGGGGGGGTCTTCGTGATCATAACCATATGCTTCCTCGACGAGCCCTTGAAGGCGCTTAGGGAGGCCAGGAGAATACTGAAGCCAGAGGGCAGGCTGGTGGTGGGTTTCATACCTAGGGACAGTCCATGGGGCACCTTCTACAGCCGGCTCAAGGAGAGAGGGCACAAGTTCTACTCGCACGCCAGGTTCTACTCGCTGAGCGAGTTAACCGGGATGCTCGAGCTCTCGGGGTTCGAGACGGAGCTACTCGTCTCCACCCTCCGCAACCCGCCAGGTTCGCCCGAGGTTCTCGAGCCGCCCGTTTTAGGCCTAGCACCAGGCGCTAGCTTCCTCGTGGTCAGAGCGCGTGCCGCCCGCTGA
- a CDS encoding hydroxymethylglutaryl-CoA synthase gives MKPEDLTGIVGWGSYIPRYRMPLSEITRVWGFNPEQPRELDVAEKSVAGYDEDAITMGWEAALNALKRAGVNPKEIGAVWFGTESKPYAVKPSATVIAEALGITPSTMATDLEFACRAASEAIRISIASVASGLVKYALVVGSDTAQANPGDVLEYTASSAATALVIGPSSEAAAVFEASYTYVTDTPDFWRRAHVPYPLHGEAFTGEPAYFHHIVGAVKGLMEKTGLRPSDFDYAIFHQPNGKFPVQVARMLDIPVEKVKPGLVTPLIGNSYNSSALIGLSKVLDEARPGSRILLAPFGSGAGSDAYSIVVTDKVLEKRDKAPKVVDYLSRKKVVDYAFYARSRNLIKRIG, from the coding sequence ATGAAGCCCGAGGACTTGACCGGGATCGTCGGCTGGGGTAGCTACATACCGAGGTACCGTATGCCCCTCAGCGAGATAACCAGGGTCTGGGGCTTCAACCCAGAGCAGCCGAGAGAACTAGACGTAGCCGAGAAGAGCGTCGCAGGCTACGACGAGGACGCCATTACAATGGGCTGGGAGGCGGCTCTAAACGCGCTCAAGAGAGCGGGTGTCAACCCCAAGGAGATAGGGGCGGTGTGGTTCGGGACCGAGAGCAAGCCCTACGCTGTCAAGCCCTCTGCCACCGTCATAGCCGAGGCCCTGGGTATAACGCCCTCTACCATGGCGACGGACCTGGAGTTCGCGTGTAGGGCCGCAAGCGAGGCGATCAGGATAAGCATCGCGTCGGTGGCGTCCGGCCTCGTAAAGTACGCCCTAGTCGTAGGCTCGGACACCGCCCAGGCGAACCCCGGCGACGTCCTCGAGTACACGGCCTCCTCCGCTGCCACGGCGCTGGTCATAGGGCCTAGTAGCGAGGCGGCTGCGGTCTTCGAGGCCAGCTACACTTACGTGACGGACACGCCCGACTTCTGGAGGAGGGCTCACGTCCCATACCCGCTGCACGGAGAGGCCTTTACAGGGGAGCCAGCGTACTTCCACCACATCGTGGGCGCTGTCAAGGGCTTGATGGAGAAGACCGGGCTCAGACCCAGCGACTTCGACTACGCGATCTTCCACCAGCCCAACGGCAAGTTCCCCGTACAGGTGGCCAGGATGTTAGACATCCCCGTCGAGAAGGTCAAACCGGGTCTCGTCACGCCGTTGATAGGTAACAGTTACAACTCCTCGGCTCTTATAGGCCTCTCCAAGGTGCTCGACGAGGCTAGACCGGGCTCCAGGATACTGCTCGCCCCCTTCGGTAGCGGGGCTGGGAGCGACGCGTACAGTATAGTGGTGACAGACAAGGTGTTGGAGAAGAGGGACAAGGCCCCTAAGGTCGTAGACTACCTGTCTAGGAAGAAGGTTGTCGACTACGCGTTCTACGCCAGGTCGAGGAACTTGATCAAGCGGATAGGGTGA
- a CDS encoding MDR/zinc-dependent alcohol dehydrogenase-like family protein, translating to MKALLLKGPRELSIEDVPEPRPEPGWVLVKTSAVGICGTDKAFYTGSYPLFKKPIVPGHEVAGVVVSEGELKGRLVVSEINFPCGRCEYCRRGLYTHCPYRRTLGIDFDGGFAEYFVAPEQALHVVEGLLDPVEATQVEPLAAVLNAFAQYPPEPGDNVAVVGTGNLALLAAQVLKWMGVDPVVVARRGSSKAHYFEKMGFTVMSLDEVREYIKRRTPEGLGFDMVVEATGGTQGLDTAIEIARPRGVVHLKSTPGSKFTVDLTRAVVKEVRIVGTRCGTFREFRKAIELMSRGLVKPVITSVFEGIDSSVKAFEKSLSEGEVKVVVRL from the coding sequence TTGAAGGCCCTCCTCTTAAAGGGCCCGCGGGAGCTGAGCATCGAAGACGTGCCTGAGCCCCGACCCGAGCCAGGCTGGGTCTTGGTCAAGACCTCTGCGGTAGGCATCTGCGGGACGGACAAGGCCTTCTACACCGGCTCATACCCGTTGTTCAAGAAGCCGATAGTACCGGGTCACGAGGTGGCTGGAGTGGTCGTCAGCGAGGGGGAGCTCAAAGGCAGGCTGGTCGTCAGCGAGATCAACTTCCCGTGCGGCAGGTGCGAGTACTGTAGAAGGGGCTTGTACACCCACTGCCCATACAGGAGGACGCTCGGCATCGACTTCGACGGCGGTTTCGCTGAGTACTTCGTCGCCCCGGAGCAGGCGCTCCACGTAGTAGAGGGGTTGCTCGACCCGGTGGAGGCGACGCAGGTAGAGCCGCTAGCAGCCGTCCTCAACGCGTTCGCCCAGTACCCCCCTGAGCCCGGGGACAACGTCGCAGTAGTTGGCACGGGCAACCTCGCCCTACTCGCCGCCCAGGTACTCAAGTGGATGGGGGTGGACCCCGTGGTCGTGGCGAGGAGGGGTAGCTCGAAAGCGCACTACTTCGAGAAGATGGGGTTCACGGTGATGTCTCTCGACGAGGTGAGAGAGTACATAAAGAGGAGGACCCCCGAAGGCCTGGGCTTCGACATGGTAGTCGAGGCGACTGGAGGGACGCAAGGGCTGGACACAGCGATCGAGATCGCGAGGCCTAGAGGAGTCGTGCACTTGAAGTCGACACCTGGGTCGAAGTTCACAGTGGACTTGACGAGAGCTGTAGTCAAAGAGGTGAGGATCGTGGGGACGAGGTGCGGGACCTTCAGGGAGTTCAGGAAGGCGATCGAGCTAATGAGCAGGGGGCTAGTGAAGCCGGTCATCACCAGCGTCTTCGAAGGGATAGACAGCTCCGTAAAGGCGTTCGAGAAGTCCCTTAGTGAGGGGGAGGTAAAAGTAGTGGTCAGACTCTGA
- a CDS encoding Zn-ribbon domain-containing OB-fold protein has protein sequence MTGLRFSIPRYWRERQTYYRLKAAKCLDCGRVVYPYNDRCRLCGSTRVEEVELLNERAVLLTYTVIYSAAEGFEDKRPVVIGIVETTESKARLLTRITDVDVSELKTGMLLEPVLRRVNEDGESGLIYYLVSYRPVVK, from the coding sequence GTGACCGGCTTGAGGTTCTCTATACCCAGGTATTGGCGTGAAAGGCAGACCTACTACAGGTTGAAAGCCGCGAAGTGCCTGGACTGCGGCCGCGTTGTCTACCCCTACAACGACAGGTGCCGGCTCTGTGGTTCAACGAGAGTGGAGGAGGTGGAGCTACTGAACGAGAGGGCAGTCCTGTTGACCTACACGGTGATCTACAGCGCCGCCGAGGGGTTCGAGGACAAGAGGCCGGTCGTGATAGGTATTGTGGAGACAACGGAGTCGAAGGCGAGGCTGTTGACCAGGATAACAGACGTAGACGTGAGCGAGTTGAAGACGGGTATGCTACTCGAGCCTGTACTAAGGAGGGTAAACGAGGACGGGGAGTCGGGGCTCATATACTACCTGGTCTCGTACAGGCCGGTAGTAAAGTAG
- a CDS encoding BtpA/SgcQ family protein: protein MPHRLELGGQGLKRELLDKLVPEWARDLYSKRMFSIRDLFKNDKAIIGMVHLLPLPGAPGYKGWSIDVVEEHALREAKIYEENGVDGVIVENMWDLPYYSGASRIPPEEMTAHAVVARHVVKNVSIPVGITVIHNGGRVALAIAKASGARFVRVCLYTGAAVWDTGEFDHGVAADLVRIRKALYAEDIKFFVDVVKKHSVVFPGIDIVTHTKWADFYLADAVIVTGRMTGEEPSVEDVKLVKSIVGDTPVIIGSGLTPENAEKLLRYADGAIVGTYFKVHGLTQNPVDPERVKRLMSVVNRIRGKA, encoded by the coding sequence GTGCCCCATAGATTAGAGCTTGGTGGTCAGGGCTTGAAGAGGGAGTTGCTCGACAAGCTGGTACCCGAGTGGGCTAGAGACCTGTACTCGAAGAGGATGTTCTCGATCCGCGACCTTTTCAAGAACGACAAGGCGATCATAGGCATGGTACACTTACTCCCCTTACCGGGCGCGCCCGGGTACAAGGGTTGGAGCATAGACGTGGTCGAGGAGCACGCGCTGAGGGAGGCGAAGATATACGAGGAGAACGGCGTTGACGGCGTTATAGTCGAGAACATGTGGGACCTCCCCTACTACAGCGGTGCCTCCCGTATACCACCCGAGGAGATGACTGCTCATGCCGTGGTGGCTAGGCATGTAGTGAAGAACGTGTCGATACCCGTCGGGATAACCGTTATACACAACGGCGGGAGGGTGGCCCTCGCGATAGCGAAGGCGTCGGGTGCTAGATTTGTAAGGGTCTGCCTCTACACGGGGGCGGCTGTCTGGGACACCGGCGAGTTCGACCACGGGGTAGCCGCGGACCTCGTTAGGATAAGGAAAGCCCTCTACGCGGAGGACATCAAGTTCTTCGTAGACGTGGTCAAGAAGCACAGCGTGGTGTTCCCCGGTATCGACATCGTGACCCACACGAAGTGGGCCGACTTCTACCTGGCCGACGCGGTGATCGTGACGGGGAGGATGACGGGCGAGGAGCCCTCGGTGGAGGACGTCAAGCTCGTCAAGTCGATTGTCGGCGACACACCTGTGATCATAGGCAGCGGGCTAACCCCGGAGAACGCCGAGAAGTTGCTGAGGTACGCTGACGGGGCAATCGTGGGCACGTACTTCAAGGTCCACGGGCTGACCCAGAACCCCGTCGACCCCGAGAGAGTGAAGCGCCTCATGAGCGTCGTCAACAGAATTAGGGGTAAGGCTTGA
- a CDS encoding ABC transporter ATP-binding protein: MNIDSNTILFVKDLRVWFPVRRGITDVLARRPPLYVRAVDSVSFEVKQGDVFALVGESGCGKTTTGKSVLMLYEVTGGQIGYKPSQDLVDSFTKLGYKPEYITEYGHIDLSKVPRKYQRPLRKEIQMIWQDPYGSLNPRLTIFEILEEPLIIHKFGFTRSDRYDMIHRALELVKLTPPEDFMNRYPHMLSGGQRQRVVIARALILNPRFIVADEPVSMLDVSIRAEIIELLLELKQKLNLTYLFITHDLAIARYIANKIAIMYLGKIVEMGDTEKVIRNPLHPYTRALISAVPEPDPSNRLKVREVPIKGEVPSAVNIPPGCRFHPRCVALDEHRELRGVCDKQEPPMVEVEPGHYVACWLYAKR; encoded by the coding sequence ATGAACATAGACTCTAACACCATCCTGTTCGTGAAGGACCTGAGGGTCTGGTTCCCCGTCAGAAGGGGGATCACCGACGTCCTCGCTAGGAGGCCCCCGCTCTACGTTAGGGCCGTAGACAGCGTCAGCTTCGAGGTCAAGCAGGGAGACGTCTTCGCGCTGGTAGGGGAGAGTGGTTGTGGCAAGACCACCACGGGTAAGTCCGTGCTAATGCTCTACGAGGTGACGGGAGGGCAGATAGGCTACAAGCCCTCCCAGGACTTGGTAGACTCCTTCACGAAGCTGGGCTACAAGCCCGAGTACATAACCGAGTACGGGCACATCGACCTCTCCAAGGTGCCCAGGAAGTACCAGCGCCCGCTACGCAAGGAGATACAGATGATATGGCAGGACCCCTACGGCAGCCTCAACCCTAGGTTGACGATATTCGAGATCCTCGAGGAGCCACTGATAATACACAAATTCGGCTTCACTAGGTCGGACAGGTACGACATGATCCACAGGGCGCTGGAGCTGGTCAAGCTCACACCGCCAGAGGACTTCATGAACAGGTACCCCCACATGCTCTCCGGCGGGCAGAGGCAGAGGGTGGTCATAGCCAGGGCGCTTATACTGAACCCAAGGTTCATCGTCGCCGACGAGCCGGTCTCCATGCTAGACGTGTCTATCAGGGCCGAGATCATAGAGCTACTGCTGGAGCTGAAGCAGAAGCTAAACCTGACCTACCTGTTCATCACCCACGACCTGGCTATAGCGAGGTACATCGCGAACAAGATCGCCATAATGTACCTGGGCAAGATAGTGGAGATGGGCGATACAGAGAAGGTCATCAGAAACCCGCTACACCCCTACACCAGGGCCCTCATATCGGCTGTCCCTGAACCAGACCCCTCGAACAGGCTGAAGGTTAGGGAGGTGCCGATAAAGGGCGAGGTACCCAGCGCGGTAAACATACCGCCAGGCTGCAGGTTCCACCCGAGGTGCGTGGCTCTAGACGAGCACCGGGAGCTGAGGGGCGTCTGCGACAAACAGGAGCCCCCTATGGTCGAGGTCGAGCCAGGCCACTACGTCGCCTGCTGGCTCTACGCGAAGAGGTAG
- a CDS encoding B12-binding domain-containing radical SAM protein translates to MLKLVELNRVLKNPLRVNARVAYVYPGKYEVMTSSLAHDIVYMYVNRRDDVYLERFTADRGEAGYRSIETGSPLRDFDAVFTTLHYELDVVELVEVLESSGVPAKREDREIPVIAGGPVVMANPAPYTRIVDAFVVGEVEATIDRVVDAVSARAGERKKAVLEELSQLDFVYVPGLNEGAVRRYAPSLDDVEYPVRQVFDPDRQPAFGLGFKLELSRGCLFHCSFCMESRLFQPFRHRSLQKVVELVEKGLEYNGLERVVLYALSFPVTREDVKVLEYLSGKGVRAVLPSLRLEKLDDEVLELIRQVGQRELTLAPESFSVLAQRVLMKYPGLVELAKHKVASVVRAGFDVKLYLIYGVKGTGVEDVLETVRAARELAGTAKERGRRLVLSFNPLIPKARTPFAYIGMMGSDRLSRLEKLIDRELRGFARIREFNVKTSFVQASISLGGEQVADLVLEWSLRGGGYANWLKLARDKGVDLRYVYDGLDPESEPPWSRIVVDRLEEKVLRAQVEAIKHLVGSVGEKE, encoded by the coding sequence GAGTCGCGTACGTCTACCCCGGTAAGTACGAGGTCATGACGTCTAGTCTAGCCCACGACATCGTATACATGTACGTCAACAGAAGAGACGACGTGTATCTCGAGAGGTTCACCGCGGACAGGGGGGAGGCCGGGTACAGGAGTATAGAGACGGGTAGTCCACTGAGAGACTTCGACGCGGTGTTTACCACGCTACACTACGAGCTGGACGTCGTCGAGCTCGTCGAGGTCTTGGAGTCCTCGGGTGTGCCGGCAAAGCGGGAGGATAGAGAGATACCCGTGATCGCGGGCGGGCCTGTTGTCATGGCCAACCCAGCTCCGTACACGAGGATAGTCGACGCATTCGTGGTGGGCGAGGTCGAGGCCACGATCGACAGGGTCGTTGACGCTGTCTCCGCTAGGGCTGGCGAGAGGAAGAAGGCCGTCCTCGAGGAGTTGTCCCAGCTCGACTTCGTCTACGTCCCGGGCCTCAACGAGGGGGCGGTGCGTAGGTACGCACCAAGCCTAGACGACGTCGAGTACCCTGTGAGGCAGGTCTTCGACCCCGACAGGCAGCCGGCCTTCGGCCTCGGGTTCAAACTCGAGCTGTCCCGGGGGTGCTTGTTCCACTGCTCTTTCTGCATGGAGTCCAGGCTCTTCCAGCCCTTCAGGCACAGGTCTCTCCAGAAGGTTGTCGAGCTCGTCGAGAAGGGGCTCGAGTACAACGGGCTCGAGAGAGTGGTGTTGTACGCTCTCTCATTCCCTGTGACGAGAGAAGACGTGAAAGTACTGGAGTACCTGTCTGGGAAAGGTGTAAGGGCTGTTCTACCCTCTCTCAGGCTCGAGAAGCTCGACGATGAAGTCCTGGAGTTGATAAGGCAGGTAGGGCAGAGAGAGCTCACCCTAGCCCCGGAGTCCTTCAGTGTTCTCGCCCAGAGAGTCCTGATGAAGTACCCCGGGCTCGTGGAATTGGCTAAACACAAGGTCGCGTCGGTCGTAAGAGCCGGTTTCGACGTTAAGCTCTACTTGATATACGGGGTCAAGGGGACGGGGGTCGAGGATGTGCTGGAGACTGTGAGAGCCGCCAGAGAGCTCGCGGGCACGGCAAAGGAGCGGGGGAGGAGGCTCGTCTTGTCTTTCAATCCGCTCATACCCAAAGCTAGGACACCGTTCGCCTACATCGGTATGATGGGCTCGGACAGGCTCTCGAGGCTGGAGAAGTTGATAGACAGGGAGTTAAGGGGGTTCGCTAGGATTAGGGAGTTCAACGTGAAGACCTCGTTTGTCCAGGCGTCTATCTCGCTGGGCGGTGAGCAGGTCGCCGACTTAGTACTGGAGTGGTCGTTGAGAGGCGGGGGCTACGCGAACTGGTTGAAGTTGGCGAGAGATAAGGGTGTAGACCTGCGCTACGTCTACGACGGGCTTGACCCCGAGTCGGAGCCGCCCTGGTCCAGGATAGTCGTGGACAGGCTGGAGGAGAAGGTGTTGAGGGCCCAGGTCGAGGCTATTAAACACCTCGTTGGGTCAGTGGGTGAAAAAGAGTAG
- a CDS encoding purine-nucleoside phosphorylase, producing the protein MSYFRKPLHILAKPGDVAERVVTVGDPKRAHLLKDLLSAPRLVNENRGFYVYTGEYSGVPISIAVHGVGAASAHIVFEELRMLGAKIITRFGTTGALIVQLNVGDIVLATDASYYSGGIYSQYFPGNISLSAAADYALLKHVEERFAKRGVRYYVGSVVSADRFYVDPFAFAREWTSLGAISVEMETAVLYVLSKIRGFRALSVLLVSNSLVKETGYPTAEELKKYTMDYGDILLEALASFRV; encoded by the coding sequence ATGAGCTACTTCAGAAAACCTCTACACATACTAGCAAAGCCGGGCGACGTAGCCGAGAGGGTTGTCACGGTCGGCGACCCTAAGAGGGCTCACTTACTAAAAGACCTCCTCTCAGCCCCGAGGCTGGTGAACGAGAACAGGGGCTTCTACGTGTACACCGGGGAGTACTCCGGCGTACCGATCTCGATAGCCGTCCACGGGGTCGGGGCCGCGTCCGCCCACATAGTCTTCGAGGAGTTGCGGATGTTGGGCGCTAAGATTATAACGAGGTTCGGGACAACGGGGGCCTTGATTGTACAACTCAACGTTGGGGACATAGTTCTGGCCACGGACGCGAGCTACTACAGCGGCGGCATCTACTCCCAGTATTTCCCCGGGAACATATCGCTAAGTGCCGCAGCCGACTACGCGTTGCTGAAGCACGTGGAGGAGAGATTCGCAAAGAGGGGTGTCAGGTACTACGTCGGCAGTGTGGTCAGCGCGGACAGGTTCTACGTCGACCCGTTCGCGTTCGCACGGGAGTGGACGAGCCTGGGCGCTATTAGCGTGGAGATGGAGACCGCGGTCCTCTACGTCCTCTCCAAGATCAGGGGGTTCAGGGCTCTCTCGGTTTTACTTGTGAGTAACAGCCTCGTAAAGGAGACGGGATATCCCACCGCGGAGGAGCTGAAAAAGTACACCATGGATTACGGGGACATCCTCCTAGAGGCACTGGCGAGCTTCAGAGTCTGA
- a CDS encoding carbohydrate kinase family protein, translating into MSEKRVFVYGDLNLDVIYFLDTDDLVFRDVSYVARRGLYVPGGVAGNLAVAARRLGSRTSVMAKVGEDVVGMVLVKDLETEGVGVRYVAATREEPTGTMSILVKPGGGRVIIGYRGANKLNTPSNEVIESVVSSADAVFAYGFAARNVDKGESLVGLLTRASRESVVTGLDLSGFNKGDRSLLLKLKKNVTYAFINMDELEELVGSASVSAAEALYKSLEPEVLFLKMGGRGSMAIAGDKKVSVKAFNVRAVDTTGSGDAFNAGVLYSLLEGFDLEKALLYGNAMGAYKAMGVGARHLPRSLRELEEFIEVVGRLSGRHAL; encoded by the coding sequence TTGAGCGAGAAGCGCGTCTTCGTATACGGCGACCTCAACCTCGACGTGATATACTTCCTCGACACGGACGATCTGGTGTTCAGGGACGTCTCCTACGTTGCGAGGAGAGGACTTTACGTCCCTGGTGGAGTAGCGGGCAACCTTGCCGTGGCTGCGAGGAGGCTTGGCTCCAGGACGAGCGTGATGGCAAAGGTCGGGGAGGACGTGGTGGGGATGGTGCTGGTCAAAGACTTGGAGACCGAGGGGGTAGGGGTAAGGTACGTGGCCGCTACTCGCGAGGAGCCCACGGGGACTATGAGCATCTTGGTCAAGCCGGGCGGAGGCAGGGTCATAATCGGGTACAGGGGCGCCAACAAGCTGAACACTCCAAGTAACGAGGTGATAGAAAGCGTTGTGTCGAGCGCTGACGCCGTCTTCGCCTACGGGTTCGCAGCCCGTAACGTGGACAAGGGCGAGTCGCTCGTGGGGCTCCTCACGAGGGCTAGCAGGGAGTCCGTTGTAACAGGGCTCGACCTCAGCGGCTTCAACAAGGGGGACAGGAGCCTCTTGCTCAAGCTCAAGAAGAACGTCACCTACGCGTTCATCAACATGGACGAGCTCGAGGAGCTCGTCGGCTCGGCCTCCGTGTCGGCTGCCGAGGCGCTGTACAAGAGCCTCGAACCAGAGGTCCTCTTCCTCAAAATGGGTGGGAGAGGCTCGATGGCGATAGCCGGGGACAAGAAGGTGTCTGTGAAGGCGTTCAACGTAAGGGCCGTCGACACGACCGGCTCTGGAGACGCGTTCAACGCCGGGGTGCTCTACTCGTTGCTCGAGGGGTTCGACCTAGAAAAGGCCCTGCTATACGGTAACGCGATGGGGGCTTACAAGGCGATGGGCGTGGGGGCGAGACACCTACCGAGGTCCCTGAGGGAGCTCGAGGAGTTCATCGAGGTGGTAGGCAGGCTCAGCGGGCGGCACGCGCTCTGA
- a CDS encoding energy-coupling factor ABC transporter ATP-binding protein: MSEVLIEAKGVWFKYNKKQDWVLKDVNFTVKKGEFVGIIGESGAGKTTLAKHFNGLLKPWRGEVRVLGMDTRRVPTSRLARHVGYVFQNPDSQIYSATIRDELSVGLKKLGFKAGEIEERIKWALEVVDLKKPLDISPHVLSFGERHRLAIATVLALNPDVFVLDEPFAGIDYKRSLNLLEIFRELTKKGHSVVLIAHDLQLIAELADRVVFMSQGRIVREGTPEEVIGDVAFLESNGYIPLQVSVIASKLGLGRIVRVSDMAEELYRRLTL, from the coding sequence TTGAGCGAGGTCTTGATAGAGGCAAAGGGTGTTTGGTTCAAGTACAACAAGAAGCAGGACTGGGTCTTGAAAGACGTCAACTTCACGGTGAAGAAGGGCGAGTTCGTCGGCATCATAGGCGAGTCGGGCGCTGGGAAAACAACGCTCGCCAAGCACTTCAACGGCCTCTTAAAGCCGTGGAGAGGAGAAGTCAGAGTGCTCGGTATGGACACGAGGAGAGTACCCACCTCGAGGCTAGCGAGGCACGTAGGCTACGTCTTCCAGAACCCGGACTCGCAGATCTACTCGGCCACTATCAGGGACGAGCTAAGCGTCGGGCTCAAGAAGCTCGGTTTCAAGGCGGGGGAAATCGAGGAGAGAATCAAGTGGGCTCTCGAAGTGGTGGACCTCAAGAAGCCCCTCGATATATCCCCACACGTCCTCAGCTTCGGCGAGCGGCACAGGCTAGCGATAGCTACAGTACTAGCCCTTAACCCAGACGTCTTCGTACTGGACGAGCCCTTCGCCGGGATCGACTACAAGAGGAGCCTCAACCTCCTCGAGATATTCAGGGAGCTGACGAAGAAGGGGCACTCTGTCGTACTAATAGCCCACGACCTCCAGCTGATTGCCGAGCTCGCCGACAGGGTAGTGTTCATGAGCCAGGGCAGGATAGTCCGGGAGGGAACACCCGAGGAGGTCATCGGGGACGTGGCCTTCCTTGAATCCAACGGCTACATACCGTTACAGGTCAGCGTAATTGCCTCGAAGCTAGGGCTAGGTAGGATAGTCAGGGTAAGCGACATGGCGGAGGAGCTCTACAGGAGGTTGACGCTATGA
- a CDS encoding ABC transporter ATP-binding protein, with protein sequence MSEVLLEVEGLKTYFYTSKGIVKAVDNVGFKLNKGEVLGVAGESGCGKSTLAYSIIRLVPPPGRIVGGRISFMGSDILKMPEEEFRVKVRWKGISMIFQGAMNALNPVYTVGDQIAEVLMLHRSLTKREALQEAAELLKMVGLDPRRVRSYPHELSGGMKQRVVIAMALALRPPLVIADEPTTALDVVVQAQIMNLLKRLQRELKMSIILITHDMSLIAEIADKVAIMYAGKIVEIGSSDRVFNNPLHPYTRALINSIPSLRKELKKLEFIPGVPPDLIQPPPGCRFHPRCKYVFEPCSKEEPPMVEVEPGHYVACWLYAKR encoded by the coding sequence TTGAGTGAAGTGCTACTAGAGGTCGAGGGGCTCAAGACGTATTTCTACACTTCGAAGGGTATAGTCAAGGCCGTCGACAACGTGGGGTTCAAACTCAACAAAGGCGAAGTACTCGGTGTAGCAGGAGAGTCCGGCTGCGGTAAGAGTACTCTCGCCTACTCGATCATAAGGCTCGTCCCCCCGCCCGGCAGGATCGTTGGCGGTAGGATATCCTTCATGGGCTCGGACATCCTGAAGATGCCGGAGGAGGAGTTCAGGGTCAAGGTTAGGTGGAAGGGCATATCGATGATCTTCCAGGGCGCCATGAACGCCCTCAACCCGGTCTACACGGTGGGAGACCAGATCGCCGAGGTCCTAATGCTACACAGGAGTCTCACGAAGAGGGAGGCCCTCCAAGAGGCGGCCGAGCTCCTCAAGATGGTGGGTCTTGACCCTAGAAGAGTGAGGAGCTACCCGCACGAGCTGAGCGGCGGCATGAAGCAGAGGGTCGTGATAGCCATGGCTCTAGCGCTCAGGCCTCCTCTAGTGATCGCCGACGAGCCGACCACAGCTCTAGACGTCGTTGTGCAGGCGCAGATAATGAACCTGCTAAAGAGGCTTCAGAGGGAGCTGAAGATGTCGATAATCCTCATCACACACGACATGAGCTTGATCGCAGAGATAGCGGACAAGGTAGCGATAATGTACGCCGGTAAGATAGTTGAGATAGGGAGCTCGGATAGGGTCTTCAACAACCCCCTACACCCCTACACCAGGGCCTTGATCAACAGTATACCCAGCCTCAGGAAGGAACTGAAGAAGCTAGAGTTTATACCCGGTGTCCCACCTGATCTAATACAGCCGCCACCCGGGTGCAGGTTCCACCCTAGGTGCAAGTACGTGTTCGAGCCCTGTTCAAAGGAGGAGCCCCCTATGGTCGAGGTCGAGCCAGGCCACTACGTCGCCTGCTGGCTCTACGCGAAGAGGTGA